Proteins encoded together in one bacterium window:
- the argJ gene encoding bifunctional glutamate N-acetyltransferase/amino-acid acetyltransferase ArgJ: MTLTDNLVAGGVTTPKGFQAAGVRCGLKEKGLDLALVYSAFPAAAAALFTSNRIQAAPVRVSRRNVQCGRGRAVLINSGNANACTGEQGDRDVEETLTLVAQGLHIGREEVLVASTGIIGKPLAMDKLRSGLAEALSSLKEDGGDAAAHAIMTTDTTAKQVAVTFQLAGQRACIGAMAKGSGMINPHLATMLCCLTTDAAVSSAMLDRSLRLAVDDSLNSLTVDGEMSTNDCVLLLANGQCGNPVIDAAGADFEVFTQALSTVLQAIARAIAMDGEGATKLLLVRITNARDSEQARRAAKAVANSLLVKTAVFGRDPNWGRVLSAVGGSGVELRPTQIAVSFAGIPVLTQGHPVPFDPAAMKAALAEKEIVLSVDLAAGSADARVFSCDLSYEYVKINAEYHT, translated from the coding sequence ATGACTTTGACGGATAATCTTGTCGCCGGCGGCGTCACCACGCCCAAGGGATTTCAGGCTGCGGGCGTACGTTGCGGGTTAAAGGAAAAGGGGTTGGATCTGGCTTTGGTATACAGTGCGTTTCCGGCCGCTGCTGCAGCCCTGTTCACTAGCAATAGGATTCAGGCTGCTCCTGTACGAGTGAGCAGACGGAACGTTCAGTGCGGTCGAGGCCGGGCGGTGCTGATCAACAGCGGCAACGCCAACGCCTGTACCGGCGAACAGGGCGATCGGGATGTGGAGGAAACGCTCACTCTTGTTGCCCAGGGGCTGCACATCGGCCGCGAAGAGGTGCTGGTCGCCTCCACCGGCATCATCGGCAAACCTCTGGCCATGGACAAACTGCGCAGCGGTCTGGCCGAAGCGCTTTCGTCTCTAAAGGAGGATGGAGGTGACGCGGCGGCGCACGCCATCATGACCACGGATACCACAGCCAAACAGGTGGCGGTCACGTTTCAATTGGCCGGTCAGCGGGCGTGCATCGGCGCCATGGCCAAAGGCAGCGGCATGATCAATCCTCATCTGGCCACCATGCTCTGCTGCCTCACCACCGATGCGGCGGTCAGCAGCGCCATGCTCGACCGCAGCCTGCGCCTGGCGGTCGACGATTCGCTCAATAGCCTGACCGTGGACGGCGAGATGAGCACCAATGATTGCGTCCTGCTGCTGGCCAACGGCCAATGCGGCAATCCGGTCATCGACGCGGCTGGTGCGGATTTCGAGGTGTTTACCCAGGCGCTGAGCACCGTGTTGCAAGCCATCGCCAGGGCTATCGCCATGGACGGCGAAGGGGCCACGAAATTGCTGTTAGTCCGGATTACCAACGCTCGGGATTCGGAGCAGGCGCGTAGAGCGGCCAAAGCAGTTGCCAATTCGTTGCTGGTCAAGACCGCGGTGTTCGGCCGGGATCCCAACTGGGGGCGGGTTCTCTCGGCCGTCGGCGGCAGCGGTGTGGAGCTGCGGCCGACTCAAATCGCCGTCTCCTTTGCCGGCATTCCGGTGCTGACCCAGGGTCATCCGGTTCCGTTTGATCCTGCAGCCATGAAAGCCGCTTTGGCGGAAAAAGAGATCGTGCTGTCGGTGGATCTGGCCGCTGGATCGGCGGACGCCCGGGTTTTTTCTTGCGATCTCTCCTACGAGTATGTTAAAATCAACGCTGAATATCATACCTGA